A section of the Lepus europaeus isolate LE1 chromosome 10, mLepTim1.pri, whole genome shotgun sequence genome encodes:
- the MMP19 gene encoding matrix metalloproteinase-19, translating into MNWQRLWLGFLLPTTVSGRALGPAEEAAVDYLLQYGYLQKPLEGPQVFRPEDIAEALRAFQEASELPVSGQLDDAVKARMRQPRCGLEDPFNQKTLKYLLLGRWRKKHLTFRILNLPSTLPPHIAREALLQAFQYWSEVVPLTFQEVQAGRADIRLSFHGRQSLYCSNAFDGPGRVLAHADIPELGSVHFDEDELWTEGTYRGVNLRIIAAHELGHALGLGHSRYTKALMAPVYAGYRPYFRLHPDDVAGIQALYGKKIPETTDEEEEETELPTEPGPMPNPCSGELDAVMLGPRGKTYAFRGDYVWTVTDSGLGPLFRVSALWEGLPGNLDAAVYSPRTQRIHFFKGDKVWRYINFKMAPGFPKKLNRIEPNLDAALFWPLNQKVFLFKGSGYWQWDELAPTDFSRYPKPIKGLFTGVPDQPSAAVSWRDGHVYFFKGGEYWRLNRQLRVEKGYPRSVAQDWMHCRPQTPEPMPPGEGTTRSIMGTALATTASAVDTDAVSDRTPSAADATTLSFSPSVIQ; encoded by the exons ATGAACTGGCAGcggctgtggctgggcttccTCCTCCCGACGACGGTCTCAGGCCGGGCCCTGGGGCCTGCAGAGGAGGCAGCTGTG GATTACCTCTTGCAATATGGGTATCTACAGAAACCTCTGGAAGGACCTCAGGTCTTCAGGCCGGAAGATATCGCGGAGGCTCTGAG GGCTTTTCAGGAAGCATCTGAGCTGCCAGTCTCAGGGCAGCTGGATGATGCCGTAAAGGCCCGTATGAGGCAGCCTCGTTGTGGCCTGGAGGACCCCTTCAATCAGAAGACCCTTAAATACCTGCTGCTGG GCCGCtggaggaagaagcacctgacctTCCGCATCTTGAACCTgccctccaccctcccaccccacataGCTCGGGAAGCTCTGCTTCAAGCCTTCCAGTACTGGAGTGAGGTGGTCCCCCTGACCTTCCAGGAGGTGCAGGCCGGCCGGGCTGACATCCGCCTTTCCTTCCACGGCCGCCAGAGCCTCTACTGCTCCAATGCCTTCGATGGGCCTG GGAGAGTCCTGGCCCATGCTGACATCCCAGAGCTGGGCAGTGTGCACTTTGATGAAGATGAGCTCTGGACTGAGGGCACCTaccggggagtgaacctgcgCATCATCGCAGCCCACGAACTGGGCCACGCCCTGGGGCTCGGCCACTCCCGCTACACCAAGGCCCTCATGGCTCCTGTCTATGCTGGCTACCGACCCTACTTCCGGTTGCACCCGGACgatgtggcagggatccaggctcTCTACG GCAAGAAAATTCCAGAGACAACagatgaggaagaagaagagacagagctgCCCACAGAGCCCGGTCCCATGCCAAACCCCTGCAGTGGTGAACTGGACGCCGTGATGCTGG GGCCCCGTGGGAAGACCTATGCCTTCCGGGGGGACTACGTGTGGACCGTGACAGACTCAGGGCTGGGCCCCTTGTTCCGAGTGTCTGCTCTTTGGGAGGGGCTCCCGGGAAACCTGGATGCTGCTGTCTACTCTCCTCGAACACAGAGGATCCACTTCTTCAAGG GAGACAAGGTGTGGCGCTACATTAATTTcaagatggctcctggcttccccaagAAGCTGAATCGGATCGAGCCTAACCTGGATGCTGCTCTCTTTTGGCCTCTCAACCAAAAGGTGTTCCTCTTTAAG GGCTCCGGGTACTGGCAGTGGGACGAGCTGGCCCCGACGGACTTCAGCCGCTACCCCAAACCAATCAAGGGGCTGTTTACGGGAGTGCCAGACCAACCCTCGGCAGCTGTGAGTTGGCGTGATGGCCACGTCTACTTCTTCAAGGGTGGAGAGTACTGGCGTCTCAACCGGCAGCTTCGCGTAGAGAAAGGCTATCCCAGAAGTGTCGCCCAGGACTGGATGCACTGTCGCCCCCAGACCCCAGAACCTATGCCGCCAGGTGAGGGCACCACTCGCTCCATCATGGGCACGGCCCTGGCGACCACTGCTTCAGCTGTAGACACCGATGCGGTCTCGGACAGGACGCCCTCAGCAGCAGACGCGACCACCCTTTCGTTTTCTCCCAGTGTCATCCAGTGA